In Vanessa cardui chromosome 4, ilVanCard2.1, whole genome shotgun sequence, the DNA window CATCATGCTGTTAACAGCGTGAGACCTTCACAACTTTAGGAAAAGTACTGGgtctaataatttttttgtaaataattattatgtagataactctaatttaatagtaaaatcaAGTAatctatcattattttaaaatcaagtaATCTATTATTACAGAGTTTATATACCTACATCTCgtcgtatatttatattagatctcctaaaatatttattgaaattaaataatgtacgtatattgttttgaatgaaattaacaatttaatgataattgcatttatttggaaaataattaagatattcCACTCCTATTGGTCTATGCGCCTTTAGCGTAAAAAGGAGTTTACAAACAAGTTAAACATCGGCGAGGCTGGCAAGCTATAAATGTGTATGGAGGAATTCATAAaccaattgttttttttgtcggttaataaaataacagacTTCCTCAAGGAGATCACAATCAtgctttattaaattacaataatattttttatcagagTTTTAAGATTTTTGCTTGTACCCATTGACTATGCGATCGATGGTGACTTTAGAGAAGAATTTGTTAATGGCTTTAACAATAGTCTTAACAATCTGCTTCACAACTGGAGGAGCCAAATCGTCCATAAGTTGCCGCCAGTTTTCATTTGCAAACTGCAAAGTTGCATCCgctgaaaaaatatgtaatttaaattatcactGGACCTTTATATGCattgtttatactttttaaattattttgtatctgtgtCATATTAAGGAGGTTCTATTAAAAACCTCGATGGTTAATAGTTTTTATGAAtcaatatttcatatacattcaatactatatatttcatttctttaaaCTCATCTCTGGGTCTGTGTATTAATTAGTAAAaactcatataaataataatgttttttaccaAGTTGCTTGTTGCCGTTGAACAAATTCTCAAACTCGAATGTCGTAGAttgaatatcatatttatagttCGGTGTCACTAGCTTAAAGTGCATTCCTTTGTTACTTTTGATGTGACTAAATTTGCTGTTGATTTCGACCTCAATGTTTTCTGTGAAAAAAAAGTTCAGATCCTACTTcagaattattacaaaaatggtTTAATAGTTCACacataatactaaataatattaatttaaattaatatttaagacttgacctatataaattatatgaaaattatttaaattaggtattaaatcaaatatattgattcagattaaaaataaaatgattatattaattaagaaaatgttaTAACTGTAAATGGCAATTTAACTGTTGATTTATAAGTTATGATGTAAAACGATtaactgttattattttcaGATTCGATTTTATAGTTCGGCCTTTGAAATAAGTCTGTCGCCTTTTACAAAATTCCAATCGTTTAATTTACTATGACTTGATAGCAGTTTTCAGTGATTGTTAGTATATAGATTTTCCTAAATGTGCGATACTCACATGTTAATTGTTTAAATGTAGGTTAAatgtgatttttgatttttgtattaaGCAGCTTTTGACTAACTTAgctaactttttattttatatgatctgattttatatattatgttataatagtaTTGAAGCTTACTGCACGTTATAACAGCGTCTCCATCTCCTTTGATAGGAAGTATCAAAATCTTTCCATCTGCGTTGTACTTGGCTGTTAAGCTTAGGTTTGCTATTATTCCAAGATTAATTGTTTCTTCTTCTCGCCCGATATCCACtctgttatgttatattaatatttaaatcatgccttaatatatatttcaatataaattattgaacatCATTAGCATACAATACAAATACTCTTTTATTTCACAATGCAAATCTTGATTCATTTgagtaacaattataattatttcattgttatatttatgcATTGATTTGCGTCAATCAATTGGCTCACGAACATATCAATTATGactaaattttatagtttttatagcttttgttaaatatatcattaagagTTTTCTAAGCGCTGTTTCATCTCCATTAGAAACACACAAGCACCTCACCaccttttatattgttttacaatttatgtaCCATTTCATATCATATTTACAAAGGACTTAATACCAATCCTTTTTAtcacacatacaaatacatacacaGTATCTTAACTATTCAAAGATTCATGAACATGCTCTAAGAATTACCATATCATTTTGATGTGTTtcaattgtctttataatttatcctgCGCTCGGCTgtaagggaa includes these proteins:
- the LOC124544480 gene encoding circadian clock-controlled protein daywake-like, whose product is MNYLLTLVFLFGICYVRAEDDFLPDYIQPCNLKEDDFAKCVKQQIEESLPNFSKGIPELGVPSVDPVNLDDILIDGNGLKLKFEKAQMHGLSHTKLTKLKVDIGREEETINLGIIANLSLTAKYNADGKILILPIKGDGDAVITCKNIEVEINSKFSHIKSNKGMHFKLVTPNYKYDIQSTTFEFENLFNGNKQLADATLQFANENWRQLMDDLAPPVVKQIVKTIVKAINKFFSKVTIDRIVNGYKQKS